Proteins encoded together in one Chitinophaga sp. LS1 window:
- the ygiD gene encoding 4,5-DOPA dioxygenase extradiol, which produces MKRNQFIKSILTGVFGMTTLSAFRNFTDSLQEDDHLMPVLFIGHGSPMNGIEDTEFSRRWTQMGKEIPTPKAVLVISAHWYTQGTKITAMEHPKTIHDFGGFPKELFAVQYPAPGSPDLARETASLIHASLDHDWGLDHGTWTVVRHMYPEANIPVLQLSIDYSKGPQYHYDLAKELYALRRKGVLIIGSGNLVHNLRMVAWDRLDDKEYGYDWALDINNQFKHLISSREHKPLINYTQLGKGALLAIPTPDHYLPLMYTLGLQSNKDNISFFNDKAVGGSLTMTSVKFG; this is translated from the coding sequence ATGAAACGCAATCAATTCATTAAATCGATATTAACAGGAGTATTTGGTATGACAACGCTATCAGCATTCAGGAACTTTACTGATTCATTACAGGAAGACGACCATCTGATGCCCGTTTTATTCATCGGACATGGTTCTCCTATGAACGGTATTGAAGACACTGAATTTAGCAGAAGATGGACACAGATGGGCAAGGAAATTCCAACTCCCAAAGCCGTATTGGTGATCTCCGCCCACTGGTATACCCAGGGTACGAAGATCACTGCCATGGAGCATCCTAAAACCATCCACGATTTTGGCGGGTTTCCGAAGGAACTCTTCGCCGTGCAATATCCGGCTCCCGGTAGTCCGGACCTCGCCAGAGAAACGGCGTCCCTGATTCACGCTTCCCTCGATCACGACTGGGGGCTGGATCACGGTACCTGGACGGTGGTAAGACATATGTATCCAGAGGCAAACATCCCGGTGCTGCAATTGAGTATAGACTATTCCAAAGGTCCGCAATATCATTACGACCTGGCGAAAGAACTGTATGCCCTGCGCAGGAAAGGCGTACTGATCATCGGCAGCGGCAACCTGGTGCACAACCTGAGAATGGTGGCATGGGATCGCCTTGATGACAAGGAATATGGGTATGACTGGGCACTGGATATCAATAACCAGTTCAAACACCTCATCAGCAGCCGTGAACACAAGCCGCTGATCAACTATACACAACTGGGTAAAGGCGCTTTGCTGGCAATTCCGACACCGGATCACTATCTCCCATTGATGTATACACTGGGACTGCAATCTAATAAGGATAATATCTCATTCTTTAACGATAAAGCGGTAGGTGGTTCGCTGACCATGACTTCCGTGAAATTCGGTTAA
- a CDS encoding sialate O-acetylesterase, with amino-acid sequence MFRSLIIPLVFVACFSNAYATLKPVSLFTDHMVLQKGVAVPVWGTADEGALVTVQFNGQSVSAKTLQGKWMVSLQPLPYVSSGQEMTIYSGIDTVHIQDVLVGEVWLCSGQSNMERQLGPRPPQQPIYNWEQERDAANYPLIREYYVPLKYSKETIPDVNNHWTVCSPQTVSDFTAVGYFFAKNLYAKMQVPVGIIFSAFGGTPAEDWTSVAALEANPKLKEMIGNYAKTIASAGWKPQGQCMGGLFNGMIYPLLPYAIKGVAWYQGESNSDRAEQYLEILTTLIRNWRMEFKQPELPFLIVQIAPHKGMRPEIREAQFLVVKNVRKTALIVTTDCGDSADIHPPHKQPVGERLAIAAGGVVYGVKGEYSGPVFEKFSQGKDEITVSFSHAGKGLVAKGGKLTGFEISNGEGYYPAEAVIHGNKITLSSEHVLHPTWVRYGWSNVPVVNLYNQEGLPASPFRNK; translated from the coding sequence ATGTTTAGGTCTTTAATAATTCCACTGGTGTTTGTAGCCTGTTTTTCAAATGCCTATGCTACCTTAAAACCCGTTAGCCTGTTCACTGATCATATGGTGCTGCAAAAAGGAGTCGCTGTTCCTGTATGGGGTACGGCAGATGAAGGGGCACTGGTTACGGTGCAGTTCAATGGTCAGTCCGTTTCTGCAAAGACGTTACAAGGCAAATGGATGGTGAGTTTGCAGCCATTGCCTTATGTTTCATCAGGTCAGGAAATGACGATTTACAGTGGCATTGATACTGTTCACATCCAGGATGTGCTGGTCGGCGAAGTATGGTTGTGCAGCGGCCAGTCAAATATGGAACGCCAGCTGGGTCCACGCCCGCCACAGCAGCCGATCTATAACTGGGAGCAGGAGCGGGATGCCGCTAATTATCCCCTGATCAGGGAGTATTATGTACCCCTGAAGTATTCGAAAGAAACGATCCCGGATGTCAATAATCACTGGACGGTATGTAGTCCGCAGACGGTGAGTGACTTCACGGCTGTAGGATATTTCTTTGCAAAGAATCTCTATGCAAAAATGCAGGTGCCGGTAGGGATTATTTTCTCTGCCTTTGGCGGTACCCCGGCAGAAGACTGGACCAGTGTGGCCGCGCTGGAAGCCAATCCGAAACTGAAAGAGATGATTGGAAATTATGCAAAGACCATCGCCAGTGCCGGTTGGAAACCACAGGGACAATGCATGGGAGGTTTGTTTAATGGTATGATCTACCCATTGCTGCCTTATGCCATCAAGGGAGTGGCCTGGTACCAGGGGGAGTCAAATAGTGACCGTGCGGAGCAATACTTGGAAATATTAACGACCCTGATCAGGAATTGGAGGATGGAATTTAAACAGCCCGAATTACCTTTTTTAATTGTCCAGATTGCCCCGCACAAGGGTATGAGGCCTGAGATCAGAGAAGCGCAGTTTTTGGTGGTTAAAAATGTCAGGAAAACAGCTTTGATAGTGACCACTGACTGCGGAGACTCCGCCGATATTCATCCCCCTCATAAACAACCTGTAGGAGAACGGCTGGCCATTGCCGCAGGTGGCGTGGTATATGGTGTAAAAGGGGAGTATAGCGGACCTGTGTTTGAGAAATTCAGTCAGGGGAAAGATGAGATAACGGTTAGTTTTTCTCATGCAGGAAAAGGATTGGTGGCAAAGGGAGGAAAGCTGACGGGTTTTGAGATCAGCAATGGAGAGGGCTATTATCCTGCGGAGGCGGTTATTCATGGGAATAAGATAACCTTGTCAAGCGAGCATGTGCTGCATCCTACATGGGTGCGGTATGGATGGAGTAATGTACCGGTGGTAAATTTGTACAATCAGGAGGGGTTACCGGCTTCGCCTTTTAGAAATAAATAG
- a CDS encoding DMT family transporter, whose product MKKSYVVLHLAVILAGFTGVFGKLISLNEGLLVWYRLFFSFIWLFFILRLFKIDNRLAHREKFNLAKVGLLITLHWVLFYASIKYSNISIGVVCFCLTSFFTAIFSPLINKKRFAVSELLMSMLTLLGIGLIFHFDRSYHAGIILGVISSAFGALYTVYNERLVHHYDSKVINYYQMLGGTIGLGLLLPLYLHFYPAVSLIPGMKDTIYLLLLSLFCTVGLYVMFAEVLKKIPAFTVNLSFNLEPVYAIIMAFLFFGEGKDVNFSFYVGLILVMASVVLQSIISVRK is encoded by the coding sequence ATGAAAAAATCATATGTTGTATTACACCTGGCTGTAATACTCGCTGGCTTTACCGGTGTGTTCGGTAAGCTCATCTCTCTCAACGAAGGATTGCTTGTATGGTATAGACTATTTTTCTCCTTCATCTGGTTATTTTTTATACTCAGACTGTTTAAAATTGACAACCGTCTTGCGCACAGGGAAAAGTTTAACCTCGCCAAAGTCGGGTTATTGATTACGTTACACTGGGTGCTCTTTTATGCCAGTATCAAATATTCCAATATTTCCATTGGGGTGGTTTGCTTTTGTCTGACCAGTTTCTTTACCGCGATCTTTTCTCCTTTAATAAATAAAAAGAGGTTTGCCGTGTCGGAGCTCTTAATGAGCATGCTGACATTATTAGGTATCGGACTGATCTTCCATTTTGACCGATCGTATCATGCGGGAATTATCTTAGGGGTGATCTCATCAGCGTTTGGGGCATTGTATACGGTGTACAATGAGCGGTTGGTACACCATTATGATAGCAAGGTGATAAATTATTACCAGATGTTAGGAGGCACGATTGGACTAGGTCTGTTATTGCCGCTGTACCTGCATTTTTATCCTGCGGTTAGTTTAATACCGGGTATGAAGGATACGATATATCTGTTGCTGTTATCGCTGTTCTGTACCGTTGGGTTGTATGTAATGTTTGCGGAGGTATTGAAAAAGATTCCTGCATTTACAGTCAACCTGAGTTTTAACCTGGAGCCGGTTTACGCAATTATTATGGCCTTTTTGTTTTTTGGAGAAGGGAAGGATGTGAATTTTTCTTTTTATGTAGGGCTGATATTAGTAATGGCGTCGGTGGTGTTGCAAAGTATTATTTCGGTGAGGAAATAG
- a CDS encoding LytTR family DNA-binding domain-containing protein: MILNCIAVDDEPIALDIITQYIAMTPSLQLAAKCNSAVEAMKVLHSQPDIQLIFLDIRMADLSGMDMAKIIAQSEQRRNTRVIFTTAFDKYALESYKVAALDYLVKPFSYTDFSRAVTKALEYFGMGLAAPVVVSEKQHIYFKVEYQLVKVLLDDILYIEGLKDYVKVYLDNEDKQLMTLTSLKALEDKLPPARFLRLHRSYIINLDKVRATTKTSVQIHQLTIPITEQYKVVFQDFLSKWV, translated from the coding sequence ATGATACTCAACTGCATCGCGGTAGATGATGAACCAATAGCATTGGATATAATTACGCAATATATTGCCATGACACCTTCATTGCAACTAGCGGCCAAATGCAACAGCGCAGTGGAAGCTATGAAAGTATTGCATTCACAACCAGACATTCAATTGATCTTCCTCGACATCCGCATGGCAGACCTTAGTGGTATGGACATGGCAAAGATCATTGCACAATCAGAGCAGCGGCGGAATACCCGCGTGATCTTTACAACGGCCTTTGACAAATATGCATTGGAGAGTTACAAAGTAGCCGCACTGGATTATCTCGTAAAGCCATTTAGTTATACCGATTTTTCAAGAGCGGTGACAAAAGCATTGGAGTATTTTGGAATGGGATTAGCTGCCCCTGTCGTTGTAAGTGAAAAACAGCATATCTATTTCAAAGTGGAATACCAGCTGGTAAAAGTACTACTGGATGACATCCTTTACATTGAAGGATTAAAAGACTATGTAAAAGTTTACCTTGATAATGAAGACAAACAACTCATGACCCTGACCAGTCTCAAAGCACTGGAAGACAAGCTCCCTCCTGCCCGGTTCCTGCGCCTTCACCGGTCATATATCATTAACCTTGATAAAGTGCGGGCTACTACCAAAACTTCGGTGCAGATCCATCAACTGACCATCCCCATTACAGAACAATATAAGGTCGTATTCCAGGATTTTCTGAGTAAGTGGGTATAA
- a CDS encoding ABC transporter ATP-binding protein — MRTILNLQEIKREFQMGTEIVRALKGVSFTVQEGEFLTIMGSSGSGKTTLLNTLGCLDKPSSGDYLLDEVNIASLNRNELARLRNEKIGFVFQAYNLLPRTSALENVELPLFYNKKITPTERKERAIAALEAVKLGNRLHHMPSELSGGQQQRVAIARALVNEPVMILADEATGNLDSRTSYEIMSLMQELNQVQKKTIVFVTHEPDIAGFSSRTIVLKDGKVMKDTANLLVQNARKVLAALPVSEDY, encoded by the coding sequence ATGAGAACAATATTAAACCTACAGGAGATAAAACGTGAATTTCAAATGGGCACAGAAATAGTGAGAGCGTTGAAAGGCGTGTCATTTACCGTACAGGAAGGAGAATTCTTGACCATCATGGGGAGTAGCGGTTCTGGCAAAACAACGTTATTGAATACATTGGGGTGCCTTGACAAACCCAGTTCAGGTGATTATTTGCTGGATGAAGTAAATATTGCTTCCCTCAATCGCAATGAACTGGCCAGACTCAGAAATGAAAAGATAGGGTTTGTCTTTCAGGCGTATAACCTGCTGCCACGTACATCTGCATTGGAGAATGTAGAGCTGCCTTTGTTTTATAATAAAAAGATCACGCCTACGGAAAGAAAAGAACGGGCAATTGCGGCATTGGAGGCGGTAAAACTAGGCAACCGGCTACATCATATGCCCAGTGAACTATCCGGCGGGCAACAGCAGCGGGTAGCAATAGCAAGGGCATTGGTGAATGAACCAGTAATGATATTGGCGGATGAAGCGACGGGGAACCTGGATTCAAGGACTTCTTATGAGATCATGTCATTGATGCAGGAATTGAATCAGGTGCAGAAGAAGACAATTGTATTTGTGACACATGAGCCGGATATAGCAGGGTTTAGTAGCAGGACGATTGTTTTAAAAGATGGGAAAGTAATGAAGGATACGGCAAATTTATTGGTACAAAATGCAAGGAAAGTGTTGGCGGCATTGCCGGTAAGCGAAGACTATTAG
- a CDS encoding Crp/Fnr family transcriptional regulator: protein MYEVFLSKVNEKVALTPQEEAEIVAHLTLKTLRKRQFFLQEGDICRYIALVEKGTLRTYVTDLEGHEHITAFALEGWSLGDLCSFLREEPATQNIEALEDCELCLISRPAHEELLLKMPKYETYNRILMTEAYIALQKRTRDMISLSPDEQYKAFVNVYPNIVQRVPQHMIASYLGLTPETLSRIKSRISQHK from the coding sequence ATGTACGAAGTATTTCTCAGCAAAGTCAATGAAAAAGTGGCCCTCACCCCGCAGGAAGAAGCAGAAATAGTAGCACATCTAACCCTTAAAACCCTGCGGAAACGCCAGTTTTTCCTACAGGAAGGAGACATTTGCCGCTATATTGCCCTGGTCGAAAAAGGTACACTCAGGACTTATGTGACGGATCTGGAAGGTCATGAGCATATTACGGCTTTTGCGCTGGAAGGATGGTCACTGGGAGATCTATGTAGTTTTCTCAGGGAAGAACCTGCTACCCAAAACATTGAGGCGCTGGAAGATTGTGAGTTATGCCTTATCAGCCGCCCTGCCCACGAAGAACTGCTACTGAAAATGCCGAAGTATGAGACGTATAACCGTATACTCATGACAGAGGCATACATCGCCCTGCAAAAAAGAACCCGGGATATGATCAGTCTTTCGCCGGATGAGCAGTACAAGGCCTTTGTAAATGTATACCCCAATATTGTACAACGGGTGCCACAACATATGATCGCTTCTTATCTGGGATTGACCCCCGAAACCCTCAGTCGCATCAAAAGCCGTATTTCCCAGCATAAATGA
- a CDS encoding TolC family protein — MIRNAILIFCLLVGLPTTAQVRWDLATCIAFAKKNNIQVNTQRYNQQTAQQNYYLSKSAQLPSLSGSATQYFQKHLNIGSYTLNTALTLYEGGYLQKDIRQKQLSLEAANQNVMATENDITLNIIQYYLTILLDKETAVYQQNVVNTSKAQLEQGEQKLAVGSVARKNVTQLRSQLANDEYSLISAENTIKQDLLSLKQLLQLPTEVQFEIATPDTIISKSEVPSLAAVQEYALNNRPEVKENQLQIQVAQLGLAKAKAGYYPTLSVSGTIGSSYFNDISGLGNGFYKQAGISLSVPIFSKRQNKTNIENAKINIGQAQINLNDTKTTLAANIEKYYLNAINAQSQFTAAEQAFKYNEEVYNIANQELALGVSNMVEYLQQKELYVQALQQFIQAKYNAALTIKIYEFYYNQQ; from the coding sequence ATGATCAGAAATGCTATCCTTATATTTTGTTTACTTGTTGGGCTACCTACAACAGCACAGGTCAGATGGGATCTGGCTACCTGTATTGCATTTGCCAAAAAGAACAATATACAGGTCAATACCCAGCGGTACAATCAGCAAACAGCACAGCAGAATTATTACCTGTCCAAATCGGCCCAATTACCCAGTTTGTCCGGCTCCGCTACACAGTATTTCCAGAAGCACCTCAATATTGGATCATATACTTTGAATACGGCACTCACCCTTTATGAAGGTGGCTACCTGCAAAAAGACATACGGCAGAAACAACTTTCCCTCGAAGCAGCGAATCAAAATGTAATGGCTACTGAGAATGATATCACGCTAAATATTATTCAATACTACCTCACTATATTATTGGATAAGGAAACCGCAGTATACCAGCAAAATGTAGTAAATACCTCAAAAGCACAACTGGAACAGGGAGAGCAAAAGCTTGCTGTGGGAAGCGTGGCGCGAAAAAATGTCACCCAACTCAGATCGCAGTTAGCCAATGATGAATATAGCCTGATCTCTGCGGAAAATACCATCAAACAGGATCTGCTGTCACTAAAACAATTATTACAATTACCCACAGAAGTTCAGTTTGAAATTGCTACACCAGATACGATCATTTCAAAAAGTGAAGTTCCTTCACTGGCAGCGGTACAGGAGTATGCTTTAAATAACCGTCCGGAAGTAAAAGAAAACCAGTTACAAATACAGGTGGCGCAGTTGGGGCTTGCTAAAGCAAAGGCGGGTTATTATCCTACACTGAGTGTGAGCGGCACGATTGGGAGTAGTTATTTCAATGATATTTCCGGGTTAGGAAATGGTTTTTATAAGCAGGCAGGCATTTCATTATCAGTTCCCATCTTTTCTAAAAGACAAAACAAGACCAATATAGAAAATGCAAAGATCAACATTGGTCAGGCACAGATCAATCTGAATGATACAAAGACAACACTGGCCGCTAATATTGAAAAATACTACCTGAATGCGATCAATGCACAAAGCCAGTTTACAGCAGCAGAACAGGCTTTTAAATACAATGAAGAGGTGTATAATATTGCTAATCAGGAACTGGCATTAGGCGTATCTAATATGGTAGAATACCTGCAGCAAAAGGAATTGTATGTACAGGCCCTGCAACAGTTTATACAGGCGAAATACAATGCAGCACTGACGATAAAAATTTACGAATTCTATTATAATCAACAATGA
- a CDS encoding ABC transporter permease produces the protein MLKLALKALQRNKLRSLLTMLGVIIGVAAVITIGALGEASKINIHHSLSSLGSHLIIILPNSSDAGGARLQGANIANLTIKDIETIQQEATLITGISPDVQSRGQAINGSLNWPTTVEGVNEQFLAIKNMHIRDGIPFSERDVRTYAKVCLLGQTVVDNIFPKGTNPIGKTIRFNKIPFKVIGIIAKKGQNTFGQDQDDMIIAPYTTVQKRITATNYFGSIFASAKSEALSFPASAELSNILRSAHRLGRNAENDFVIKTQAELIQTVGNVTGLLTILLTAIAGISLLIGGIGIMNIMYVSVTERTREIGLRMSIGARGIDILQQFLMEAVLISLAGGIIGILIGEGLSLLVVHILGWPPVVSQTSILLSFTVCSFIGIFFGYYPAQKASRLDPIEALRYE, from the coding sequence ATGCTCAAACTCGCTCTCAAAGCATTGCAGCGCAATAAGCTCCGTTCCCTCCTCACCATGCTCGGCGTCATCATCGGCGTAGCAGCTGTGATCACCATCGGTGCACTCGGCGAAGCTTCCAAGATTAACATTCACCATTCCCTCTCCTCTCTTGGCTCTCATCTTATCATCATACTTCCCAACAGCTCCGATGCCGGCGGTGCCCGTCTGCAGGGCGCTAACATCGCTAACCTTACCATCAAAGACATCGAAACCATCCAACAGGAAGCCACCCTCATCACCGGTATCTCTCCCGATGTACAGTCCCGCGGCCAGGCCATCAATGGCTCTCTCAACTGGCCCACAACTGTAGAGGGTGTGAATGAACAATTCCTTGCTATCAAAAATATGCATATCAGGGATGGTATTCCTTTTTCAGAAAGGGATGTGCGTACCTATGCAAAGGTGTGTCTCCTTGGTCAGACGGTCGTAGACAACATCTTCCCCAAAGGCACGAACCCCATCGGCAAAACTATCCGCTTTAATAAAATACCATTTAAAGTGATTGGCATCATTGCTAAAAAAGGTCAGAACACCTTCGGCCAGGATCAGGATGATATGATCATTGCGCCCTATACCACCGTACAAAAAAGGATCACTGCTACGAATTATTTCGGGAGCATCTTCGCCTCCGCTAAATCAGAAGCCCTTTCCTTTCCTGCTTCTGCCGAGTTATCGAATATTCTCCGCTCCGCACACCGTCTTGGCAGAAATGCAGAGAATGACTTCGTGATCAAAACACAGGCAGAACTGATTCAAACTGTCGGCAATGTCACCGGGTTATTAACTATTTTACTGACAGCTATCGCAGGCATCTCACTACTCATAGGCGGTATCGGCATTATGAACATCATGTACGTCTCCGTCACCGAGCGCACCCGTGAGATAGGCCTGCGCATGAGCATCGGTGCCAGAGGGATTGACATCCTTCAGCAGTTTTTAATGGAGGCGGTACTCATCAGTCTCGCAGGTGGCATTATCGGTATATTAATAGGAGAAGGGCTATCTTTATTAGTGGTCCATATATTAGGCTGGCCACCCGTTGTCAGTCAGACATCCATTTTATTATCCTTTACGGTCTGTTCTTTCATAGGCATCTTCTTTGGCTACTACCCTGCTCAAAAGGCATCCCGCTTAGATCCTATCGAAGCACTCCGGTATGAATAA
- a CDS encoding sensor histidine kinase, producing MTIQKIFLSAHFMVLLGLVVFTFLPFYTLSHTFPIEVWFKQLSLFLYWTGAYFLVIKVLLPKLLYRNKGALFALVLLAVLFGASILNNRFDNAIRFTEVVEKNLPASNAGNTSPTGDMGAVLMTILVCGIGVIIVITQKIQQDQLQKISSELAFLKTQINPHFFFNVLHTIYGLTDQDTAKAKDSIYTLSHMMRYVLYHSENTTLEKELEFVESYNKLMRLRVPPDVQIIFEKPAFIEDVPIAPMIILPFIENAYKHGISSIYPSFIYMSVAHNDNLIEIEVRNSSFGSGGGELEESNGIGLTNTRRRLNLLYPGRHTLVVDDNKANKEFSILLKLAIA from the coding sequence GTGACCATTCAGAAAATATTCCTCTCCGCCCATTTCATGGTGCTGCTAGGGTTGGTAGTCTTCACCTTCCTGCCTTTTTATACCCTTTCACATACATTTCCCATCGAGGTCTGGTTCAAACAGCTCTCTTTGTTCCTCTATTGGACAGGCGCCTATTTTCTGGTAATTAAGGTCTTGCTACCGAAATTATTATACCGGAATAAAGGCGCCTTGTTTGCTTTGGTACTATTGGCCGTACTCTTTGGGGCATCTATATTAAATAACCGGTTCGATAATGCCATCCGCTTTACAGAAGTCGTAGAAAAGAACCTTCCCGCCAGCAACGCCGGCAATACCTCTCCTACAGGCGATATGGGGGCCGTGTTGATGACAATTTTGGTCTGCGGCATTGGCGTGATCATCGTCATTACCCAAAAGATCCAGCAGGACCAGCTCCAAAAGATCAGTAGCGAGCTTGCCTTTCTGAAAACACAGATTAACCCGCACTTCTTCTTTAATGTCTTACACACTATTTACGGACTAACAGACCAGGATACAGCGAAAGCGAAAGATTCTATCTATACGCTTTCTCATATGATGCGGTATGTCTTGTACCATAGTGAAAATACAACACTGGAAAAAGAGCTGGAATTTGTAGAAAGTTATAATAAGCTGATGCGATTGCGGGTACCACCTGATGTACAGATTATCTTTGAAAAACCCGCTTTTATTGAGGACGTGCCCATAGCGCCGATGATCATTCTCCCTTTTATAGAAAATGCTTATAAGCATGGGATCAGTAGTATATACCCCAGCTTTATCTATATGAGCGTCGCCCATAACGACAATCTAATAGAAATAGAAGTCCGCAATTCCTCGTTCGGTTCCGGAGGGGGCGAACTGGAAGAAAGCAACGGTATCGGACTAACCAATACACGTCGCCGCCTCAACCTGCTATATCCAGGTCGGCATACCCTGGTCGTAGACGATAATAAAGCGAACAAAGAATTCAGCATACTCTTAAAACTGGCCATCGCATGA
- a CDS encoding efflux RND transporter periplasmic adaptor subunit, producing the protein MKKNLTIASILIAAIACTALLITHKPARIVLPVELATYGRIAQSVTATGTIAPLDTVSVGTQVSGIISMINADFNSVVHKGQLLAQLDKSLLQATVDQNMAALATQQSTLAYNKSNFHRQEILYNTGSISKADYDIALNNYNAAVAGVANAEATLRSAQKNLSYGDILAPIDGVVLSRNVSIGQTVASSFTTPTLFVLAKDIKQMQVQADVDEADIGDIQKGERVSFTVDAYVDDVFKGTISDVRLQPKVSSNVVTYTTIIYAPNDELKLKPGMTANITIYTKEVPRALLISSKALNYYPDSLTTTQYKLRPRVHKDKSRYVWIKRGDSLIETMVQTGLDDNTHVEVIAGISPKDSIITK; encoded by the coding sequence ATGAAAAAGAACCTTACAATAGCATCTATCCTTATTGCAGCAATTGCCTGTACGGCATTGCTCATCACCCATAAACCTGCCCGTATCGTGCTCCCGGTAGAGCTGGCAACTTATGGCAGGATCGCCCAGTCAGTTACCGCTACCGGCACCATCGCACCTCTGGATACAGTATCTGTAGGCACACAGGTATCGGGTATTATCAGCATGATCAATGCAGATTTTAACTCTGTAGTACACAAAGGTCAGTTGCTCGCGCAACTGGATAAATCATTACTACAGGCTACAGTAGATCAGAATATGGCAGCGTTGGCCACACAGCAGAGTACACTGGCTTATAATAAAAGTAATTTCCATAGACAGGAGATCCTGTACAACACCGGTTCTATCAGTAAGGCAGATTACGACATCGCATTAAACAACTACAATGCAGCAGTGGCGGGAGTTGCCAATGCAGAAGCCACATTACGGTCAGCGCAAAAGAACCTTTCTTATGGAGATATTCTGGCACCTATTGACGGCGTGGTGCTTAGCCGAAATGTGAGCATTGGTCAGACTGTAGCCTCCTCATTTACAACACCTACTTTGTTTGTATTGGCAAAGGACATTAAGCAAATGCAGGTGCAGGCAGATGTAGACGAGGCAGACATCGGCGATATTCAAAAGGGAGAACGGGTGTCGTTTACAGTGGATGCTTATGTTGATGATGTATTTAAAGGAACCATTTCGGATGTGAGGTTACAGCCAAAGGTGAGTTCGAATGTGGTGACTTATACGACTATCATTTATGCGCCTAATGATGAGTTGAAATTGAAACCGGGGATGACAGCAAATATTACTATTTATACAAAAGAAGTACCGCGTGCTTTATTAATAAGCTCAAAAGCTCTCAACTATTATCCCGATTCACTGACGACTACCCAATACAAATTAAGACCACGGGTACATAAAGACAAGTCCCGCTACGTATGGATCAAGCGAGGTGATTCACTGATCGAAACGATGGTTCAGACGGGGCTGGATGATAATACACATGTAGAGGTGATAGCAGGTATCAGTCCGAAAGATTCAATTATTACAAAATGA